The region ATTTTTTTCATATAAAACTTGACCTGTTTTGGCGTCCATCAGAATAGCCCCCTGGGCGGATAGGGACGGTGCAGCGCAAACAGCGCCGGCAGTAAGCCACAAGCAGGTTAGCATTGAAATGATGCAACGGGAGAGTTGCCGGCCCATAATATTCCTCCTTATTCTAAACTATTTTATTATATTGCCCATTCCGGTCAGTCATACCCATTCCAGTCATATCTTGCTGCCGGACTGCGTAGTATCAACTAGAGCTTCTGACATAGGGGGGAATTAGATGCAACTGAAGGGCATTTTCCGGCGCAGTTTTTTTAGTTTTGCTGTCCTGGCGGTAGGTATTATTTGCAGCCTGGGGTATGAGGCTATGGATGGATTTGGTGATAAAAGTCAGGTAATAAAAAAAATACCGACTACCCACAAGGTAGTCGCGTTAACTATTGACGATGGACCGCACTATAAGACGACTCCCGAGCTGTTGAAAGTGTTACGGGAGAAGCAGGCCAAGGCTACATTTTTTGTATTGGGAGCCAATGTCGAAGCCCACCCGGAAATTGTTGCCCAGGCAGCGTCTGAAGGGCATGAAATTGCTTCACATGCTTACAGCCATAAAAGATTAAACAGGATGACGCCGGCCGAAGTAATTAGCGAGTTGGAACGAACGGAGAATATCATTTTAGCAGCACCGGCCCCTAAACCGACTTTGTTTAGACCGCCTGACGGGGCGTATAATGACACAATTGTGGCTTTAGCCCGTGAGCGTGGGTACAGAACGATATTGTGGTCAGTCGACGCCGGCGATTGGCGCCGGCCACCGGTTGATCAGGTGGTTAAGGCAACACTTAGCAATGTGCGCCCAGGCAGCATTGTCCTTATGCATGACGGTCAGTATCCACTGCCTACGCCTCAGGCTATGGCAAGCATTATTGATCATTTACGTAGCCAAGGGTATGAGCTGGTAACTGTGAGTGAACTCTTGCAGTATTATGAAGAGCCGGTAAGATAGTGTTTACGAGTGCTCATATGGTTTTAAATTGTTCCAATGAGCCTGGATCAGCTGGTCATAACGGTACATAGTGGCGGTACGTTCATTTCTAAGCGCCTGGATAGCAGCTAAAGTCTTTTGGTCGAAGGAGTATACTTTAGCCTTGGGGACGGTCAGCGGTTTGGAATATTCTTTCAGTTTGGTGGCTACTTTGCAGTTGACCTTAGTTTCTCTAATGATAACGGCCGGTTCCAAGAGATCGGAGCCCTCATAGCGATGAATGAGACAATTGGGCTGCAAGTGGTCAATAACGTTTTTTTTGTCACCTTCTAAAATAATCTCGCCGCCACAATTGGGGCAGGACGACAAAGTGGTCGGCAGGCAGTTATGGCAGCTCATACATACTACTTCATCCATTTTAGTATCCCTCCGTTTTTTAGTGTAACCGGAAATGCGAATAGCTATAAATTCAGTATAAACCAGCGGGAATTTTATTTATTCACCGGAATTTTTATTGGATGATTTATCCGTCCTGGACTTACAGATATAGAGCAGTATTTTACAAAAAAAGTTGAGTTGTATACAGGAAAAGACTAAGGCATAGCGAATGTTTTTGATAATAAATGTTGTTTACAGCGCATTATTGTGCAGAGAGGGGCGCGGTGTGAGAAGCTTGTGGACATGACAAGGAAGAGTTGTATTGTTGCCTATATGACATCAATGATTCAAAAAGTAATGCTAGTTGTGTTTTTAGTATTGCCATTGCTGTTTACTACTGCTCCTGCTTCCGCCACCAAAGAGTTTCCGGTAGAGCTAAAGACAACAGAATATATGGATTTATCCATTATGGGTCCGCCGATAGCTACTAAAGAACAATGCATTGAATATTTACGCAAACGCGGCCGCTCGCCTTTACTTACTGTGCCTGTCGAAAAACTTGTTGATTATTATTACCAGGAGGGCCAACTGGAAGGAATCAGGCCGGACGTTGCGTTTGCCCAGGCAATCCATGAAACAGGACATTTCCGTTATGGCGGTGATGTTATACCATTACAAAATAATTACAGCGGCCTGGGAACAACCGGTGGTGGTGTAAAAGGTGCTTGGTTTCCCTCTGCTGAAATCGGCGTTAGGGCTCAAATCCAACACTTGTTAGCTTATTCGTCGACGAAACCGCCAAAGCAAGAGATTGTTGACCCGCGCTACGACTTGGTCAAACGTTCGCCGAAGTTTGGCCAGTCCAAAACCTGGATTGATCTTAACGGTAAATGGGCTGTCCCGGGGAAAAACTATGGTCAAATGATTTTACGCATCCATCAAAAAATACTGGCTGGTGAGTAACCAGCCAGTATTTTTGGTCCGAACAGAAAGGATATTTTTCATTTGCGGCAATGTTTTTGAAGTTTTCTCCTAGAACAAGCCGCTGACCTTGCCTGTGTTGACGTCGACATCGATCCGGCGATAGGCAGGATCGGAACTGGTTCCCGGCATCAGGCTGATAGCGCCGGCCATCGGGCAGAGGAACTTGGCGCCGCCATAGACCAGGATGTCGCGGATCGGCAGTCTCCAGCCTTTGGGCACGCCCTTCCAGGTTGGTTCATGGGATAGGGACAGGTGGGTTTTTACCATCATAGTGCAGTAGTCGGCAAATTTCGGGTCAGCCTCGAACTTCTTGGCTTTCTCCTCAGCCAGCGGCGCCCAATCGACACCATCGGCGCCGTAGACTTCTTTGGCGATTTTCTCAACCCGCTGCCGCAGTGGCATTTCCATCGGATACAGGAACTCGAAATTAACTTCTTCCTTGCAGGCATCCATAACGGCATCGGCCAGATCCAGGGCGCCGTCGCCGCCTTTCAACCAGTGCTCGGAGACAGCAGCCCGGGCACCGGCCTGCTCAGCGATCCTCTTGACCAGAGCGTGCTCGGCCGGGGTGTCGGTATAGAAGGCGTTGATGCAGACCACTGGTTTGATGCCGGACTTCT is a window of Sporomusaceae bacterium ACPt DNA encoding:
- a CDS encoding Peptidoglycan-N-acetylglucosamine deacetylase — encoded protein: MQLKGIFRRSFFSFAVLAVGIICSLGYEAMDGFGDKSQVIKKIPTTHKVVALTIDDGPHYKTTPELLKVLREKQAKATFFVLGANVEAHPEIVAQAASEGHEIASHAYSHKRLNRMTPAEVISELERTENIILAAPAPKPTLFRPPDGAYNDTIVALARERGYRTILWSVDAGDWRRPPVDQVVKATLSNVRPGSIVLMHDGQYPLPTPQAMASIIDHLRSQGYELVTVSELLQYYEEPVR